TTTTAGCCGTGCATAATAATTTTCTTTAATTTGTATTTGCTAGCAAAATAGATATAGACAAGGAAATTTACAAATGAGATGGCTGTAAGACACCAGTAGAAGTAGTCAAGATGTCCTTCGTTCAGATCATCAGGTATCCATCCAGGGCTATGCCATGCCCTTGTCACCCCTGCAACAAGGGTGATCATAGCTGAGCTCAAGTAGTTGCCCACAGCTACGGTGAGCAACGCCAACGCTGTCAGCATGCTCTTCATGGAGTCCGGCGCCTGACCGTGGAAGAACTCCAGTTGAGTGATGACGGCAAAGCATTCTGCCCCAGCGATAACAAAGTACTGTGGGAGCTGCCACACGATGCTTAATTGCTCGCCATGCTGGACACTCTGTAGCCTCTTTTTTTCTAGAAGGGCAGCCATTGCCATCGCAAAGATCATCAGGAAACGACCTATTCCGATCCTCTGCAACTGTGTTAGCTCCACTCCGCTTGCGAAGCATGTCCTGGTTGCTGGTACAATGACTCTGTTCACAAGAAGAACCCAAAGCACCACGCAAATCACTTCAAAGGAATACAAGGAAGCTGGTGGAATGGAAAGCGAGCCAATCTTGGTGTTCATCACAATTCCTTGCTGAATGAACGTAGTGTGCATTTGTGATATTGCAGCACCAAATAATACTCCAGTTGCCCATATTGGAAGCAAGCGCATTAGTATTTTTAATTCCTCAACCTGAGTTATAGTACAGATCCTCCATGAATTTTGACTACTGCGGTTGTCCAAGCGCAGATCAGAAATAACAGCCGCCTTATCTAAGAACCTGAGAAAGATATGTGAACAATCATACCAACTTCACAAAAACATAAGATAGCAAGGGAACAGCGGTAAATCATGCTGCACTCTGGTAAAATAATCTCCACTGCATAAATGTTTCTGGtttagcaatgtagttacttttatTTCAAAGATCTACACAATATATGTATTGATAGTCGATGAGTTATTGTGTGGACTTCTATTTCAGACATCATCTACACGACAGGAACCCAGAAATAAGAGAAAAAATAAGATAAAATGGTACAGATAAGTAAAATGTGCAGCCAGTAGATATGGCTTCTTTTTATGCCATGATCTACTCTAACTCTTACGGACTTCCCTATAACGGTCCTCTAATCGCCACCACGTCGCACCCCAAGCCTGTGCCCGTTGCGCTGTCACCCTCCCTCCTCTCGCTCCTCCGCTGCCCACCAGGATCAGACTTCCGAGAAAACTCCCAACAAGTGTCACTGGACATCAGAGCCAAGATGCTCTTACTTAGATGTAGCTCATTACTTAAGTGTGTGACCTACCCCTTATCCTAAACAAGACAGCCTGCCCAAGCCAGGCACTCCAGTAATGAAATAGTTAGGTAAGTAATAGCTGCCTAAACATGGACATGATTACTTCGGTTGGAGCTAAAACATGGAAAGAAGAGGAAATATACCATATATATTGTAAAATTCTCAGGATAAGTAACACAAAACAGTCAGTGGAGTACCTGAAATCATCAGTGTGAGCTAATTTTGATTCACTGGTGTGTGCATTCTTGCTAGTGGCTTCATAAAGGAGAGAGCTATCAGCAGGGAGTGCTAAGTCCATGTTCTTACAAGCAGCAGCAATAACCTGGAAAATACTTTTCACTGGGGAACCACTGGGCTCACGCCGCCGAATTGTTGGTGTTCCAACCACAAAGCCTACCAAAGCGAGAGCTATACACGTGGTGGCAATGCCATAACCTAAAGCCCAGCTCACATTTTCCTGAATCCAAACTACAATGGTTCCTGAAGTTATCACACCAAAGATGACTGAGATATAGAACAAACTGAAGAAATTCCTCCTTTTTTGCATATCTACGCCATTCTCATTGTTGAATTGGTCAGCACCAAGTGGAAGCAATGCAGACCTTACTCCTCCACAACCAACAGCAGTTagatacaaaccagagaagaaaatCACATTTTGAGTTCCTTTTGATGACGGGCATGGGTTCAAGTTGCATAAGGCTGGAGCAGAAGGTATAAAAGCTCCGACTGTAATGAGTACCATGCCCTGCAAGATGCATCGACATTTGATCATAACCTTCTACCAATAAATATACATCGACCTAACAGTTAAAACATTCAAATTAATCTGCATATATAGGAAACAAGATTGAAGTGTAAATGAGATTAATGAGCTGAGAAGGAAAGTTCTGATCTTACAAGTAGGTACATTGTAAGGGAGATCAAGACAGTCTTGTAATTTCCCCAGTAAGCATCCGCCATGACAGCTCCAAGTATAGGTACAAAGAAGCTCGTACCATACCAAAGAGAAACAGTTGATGCACTTGAAGCAATGCCACCATGGAGAACTGAGCGGATATACACGACTAGGTTTGTAGCGACGCCATTGAAAGCCATGCTCTCCAGGCATTCAAATCCTGCAGTGTTAGTTAGTCAATTAGGTGTTTACCTATCCTAATAGATGGAAATATAACAACGAAAttaaacaatgtgtgtttactaCTTACAAAACTTATTGGTGACTCTTAATTATGCCAACGGGCACAGAAGCACAtaaataagaaaatatatcatctaTGAAGAGAATTAAACGATAATGGATTCCAAGAATACCTATCCTTATATACCAGAATCAGGAACAGAGCAGCAGCTAACCATTTAATTTGAGGTGCCGTCATGTTAAAGAATGCAAAAGAGGGTGGTCTCCATATATACACATGAGTTGGTTGCCAGTTGTCTCATGGTCTTGAGTGAAAAAAAAGATTGTGATTTTTAAAGGAGCAAACACTAGGCTTGATACAAAAAGGCTCACCGAGAATGATTGCAGGCGCTTTCCAGTCAGAACTTGTACATTTCAGCTCTGGCTGTTGGCATACTTCCAGTAGAGAGTGTGATTCTTCAGCATTATGGCTTGTTGCACCATCCTGATAGATAATAGGCCATGTATCAATATAAGCATTTTTGTTTGCGGAAATTTGACACTAGCATTGTTGTCGAGGAGTAAATCCACGCCAGCTTACAAATCCGACAGTCTAAAAGTCTAAATATGTTCTATGACCACATCCACAGTAGAAAGAAGGAAATGAAGGCTTGACATTACGTCATTACTTCAGGTAGGGTTATTTGTATGGACGTTTCCAGATCCCATGGCAGCAACAAAATTACAACTTTACAAGTGCTCATCACTTCAGCAGGATTCAGTAACCGGACTAGACCTGCACCGGCTGCCTCTCCACTCTCTAACAGAGAGACCAGCACCTATTCATGTTGCTGAGTGGGGAAAAAAGAAGAGCTCGGAATCGGTGAAGGGGATCTGGATGTTGGCCGTACCTTGACTAGGATGCCGGTGCGCAGGTCGTTCTCCTCCATGG
This region of Lolium perenne isolate Kyuss_39 chromosome 2, Kyuss_2.0, whole genome shotgun sequence genomic DNA includes:
- the LOC127322861 gene encoding protein NRT1/ PTR FAMILY 8.3, encoding MEENDLRTGILVKDGATSHNAEESHSLLEVCQQPELKCTSSDWKAPAIILGFECLESMAFNGVATNLVVYIRSVLHGGIASSASTVSLWYGTSFFVPILGAVMADAYWGNYKTVLISLTMYLLGMVLITVGAFIPSAPALCNLNPCPSSKGTQNVIFFSGLYLTAVGCGGVRSALLPLGADQFNNENGVDMQKRRNFFSLFYISVIFGVITSGTIVVWIQENVSWALGYGIATTCIALALVGFVVGTPTIRRREPSGSPVKSIFQVIAAACKNMDLALPADSSLLYEATSKNAHTSESKLAHTDDFRFLDKAAVISDLRLDNRSSQNSWRICTITQVEELKILMRLLPIWATGVLFGAAISQMHTTFIQQGIVMNTKIGSLSIPPASLYSFEVICVVLWVLLVNRVIVPATRTCFASGVELTQLQRIGIGRFLMIFAMAMAALLEKKRLQSVQHGEQLSIVWQLPQYFVIAGAECFAVITQLEFFHGQAPDSMKSMLTALALLTVAVGNYLSSAMITLVAGVTRAWHSPGWIPDDLNEGHLDYFYWCLTAISFVNFLVYIYFASKYKLKKIIMHG